The genome window CAGAAACTGTCCTTGGTTGTAATCTTTGCGTTGTGAATCTCCACATTTCTGCAGTATTGGAATACATATTTAGAGTCGCTCTCAAGTCCGTCTACATAGATATTCTTGGAGAACATGAATGGATAAGTTCCATCGTGGAGTTTTACGTTCTTCAGTTTCAAGCCATCTACCTTCCAGAAAGTCTCATCAGCATCTGTGATGTTTACGTTCTCCAAATCCAGATTCTTCATTTCGCGGAAGAACTTAGGTCCATCGATGGTGCAGTCTTTCATCACCATATTATCACTATACCAGATGGCCGAACGGCTTTCTGGGGCGAAGTAGCAGTCTGTGATAAGGGAACCGTCCACATGCCACCAAGGGTATTTGCCATAAAACTTGGAATGGTGGCATTCTATGTTTTGGCAGCACTTGATGCCCGATTCGCCATCTGTAATCGTAATATCTTCTAAACGTACATCGTGAGCACCGAAAAGAGGGCGCTCGCCCCCGAATGATTTGTTCTTTATCAATTCCATAATTTTCTATTATCCTTTTTTATTTGTTATTTCTGTGTGCAAAATTACAAAAATAATGCCAAATTCGTATAACCTGATTTACAGAAAAATGTAACGATATGGCGTATTTGGGGATAAATGGTCGCTATAGGGGAAAAATAAATGAAAAAAGGCTGAATCATGAAGCATTTTCACGATTCAGCCCTTATCGAGTTAACTTCTAAAAATCCGAAGCGGAGAATTACAAGTTAGGGTTCATCTCTTTCCACTCAGCTACTGGAGGAACGATGCCGAGCTCTACGATCTCATCGCGCATCTTGCAAAGGTGCTCGTAAGATTTAGCGAGGCTAGCGAGCTCTTCCTCAGTACCTGTAGGCTCTGTGAAGTGAACACCAGTCTTGTCGATAGTAGTAGGCATAGCCATCATTACGTTCTTGAAACCGCACTTGTCGCAGTTTACATAGCAACCTGCTGGCAATGTGAACTTCTCGCCACCCATAGCAGCCTCGATCATCTTAACTGCATTGTAAGCTGGGCTCTGGAATGAAGAACGGCCACGGAGCTTGATGATGTTAGAACCACCCTG of Segatella copri contains these proteins:
- a CDS encoding DUF3737 family protein yields the protein MELIKNKSFGGERPLFGAHDVRLEDITITDGESGIKCCQNIECHHSKFYGKYPWWHVDGSLITDCYFAPESRSAIWYSDNMVMKDCTIDGPKFFREMKNLDLENVNITDADETFWKVDGLKLKNVKLHDGTYPFMFSKNIYVDGLESDSKYVFQYCRNVEIHNAKITTKDSFWECENVTVYDSELNGEYLAWHSKNIKFVRCHISGEQPLCYMDHVTLEDCTFDKECDRAFEDCTNIDAQIKGSITNIKNPISGRIEADEVGSVTYTEFAKAPKGACEITDKSK